The DNA sequence AAGGCGGTCGGGTGGTACTGGTTCTTCTTCGTGCTCGGCCTCGGAGTGGTCAGCTCCTACTACGCGGGCGCCGTCATCCCGCTCATCGGTGAGTTCGCCACCCTCGCCTCGTCGCTGGTCTTCATCGGGATCGGCGGGATCATGCTGGCTTTCCTGGTCAAGGCCCGCCGGCCGGATCCGGGCGGCCTCCAGACCAGCCTGCGCTCGATTCTCGGCGCGTTCACCATCGTCGTCGAACGGCCGAAGGTGGGCATCGGCGGGATCGTGCGCGTGATCAACACATTGGGCTTCTACGCGTTCGTCGTCTTCCTGAGCACCTTCATGGTCCACGATGTCGGGCTGTCCACCTCCGAGTGGCAGACCGTGTGGGGGACGCTGACGCTGACCAACATCATCGCCAACGTGGTGTTCGGGTACGTCGCCGACAAGATCGGCCGCATCCGCACCGTGGCATGGTTCGGCGGACTTCTCTGCGCGGTGAGCGTTCCCGCCTTCTACTATGTGCCGAAACTGCTCGGCTCGGGCTTCTGGGCCATCCTCGTGGTGGGCATCGTGTACGGTGCCGGGCTCTCCGGTTACGTCCCGCTGTCCGCGATCATGCCCGCGCTGGCTCCGCACCGCATCGGCGGCGCGATCGCCATCCTCAACCTCGGTGCGGGTGTGAGCCAGTTCCTGGGCCCTGTGGTGGCCGGACTGGTGACGCCGCTCGGAGTCGCCGGAACGCTGTGGGTCCTTGCCGGCATCCACCTCGTCGGCATGGCACTCACCTACTGTCTGCGCGACCGCCCCTCACCCCCGAAGGAGAAGCCCGCCATGGACCGCGAACTGGCCGAGAGGACCGCGCTGTGACCACCCTTCCCACCATCGTTCTCGTCCACGGGATGTGGCACGGCTCCTGGGCCTGGGAACGGGTCGCGACGCTGCTCGAAGCGGCCGGCCATCCCTGTGTCCAGGTCACGTTGCCGGGCAAGGACCGTTCACCGGGCGATCCGACCTTCCAGGGACACTGCGACCATCTCGCCCGCGTCCTCGCCGATGTGCGCGGTGACGTCGTACTCGTCGGACATTCCTATTCCGGAGCTCTGCTGACCGAGGTCGGTGACGCCCCCCAGGTGCGGGCCATGGTCTTCGTGAGCGCGTTCTGTCTGGAACCCGGGGAGTCGGTCGCGTCCGTCAACGACGCCGAGGCGGGCTCGCAGGCGGGCAAGGACGACATCCGTCAGGTCGGTGACTACCTGGTCATCGATCCGGACATCGCGCGGAACGCCTTCTACCACGACTGCACGCCGGCCGATGCGACCAGGGCCGTCGAGCGCCTCACACCCGAACACGCCGGCACCCGGGCGGCGGTCGTCTCCAACGCGGCCTGGCGCACCGTCCCCTCGCACTTCGTGGTGTGCACCCTGGACCGGGCCTGCACACCGGAGGTCCAGCGGATGATGGCGAGCCGGGTGGAGTCGTCGAGTGAGCTGGTCTCGAGCCACTCCCCGATGTTGTCGATGCCGCAGGCCCTGGCGCGCACGATCACCGAGTTCGCGTCGCGGCACCGGGGAACGGCTCAGCGGAGCCACGCGTCGGAGCGCATCTCGTGACCGCGCCCGTCGCGATCGTGACCGGCGGCGCCGGCGGGATGGGCACGGCCATCGCCACCGTCCTGCTCGACGACGGCTTCCGGGTCGCGCTGCTCGACCGCCGCGGGGCGCAGGAAGCCGCCGGCCGGCTGGCCGGCACCGGCGAGGTGCTCGGTGTCGAGGCCGACGTCTCCGACGAGGAGTCGGTCCGGGCCGCCATCGACCACGTGGACATGGTGTGGGGCCGCGTCGACGCCCTGGTCAACAACGCCGGTATCGAGCCGCCGCACGCGGTGCGGAGCATGGAGCCGGACACCTGGCGGGCGACGCTGGACGTCAACCTGACCGGACCCGCACTCATGATCAAACATTGTGTGCCCCTGTGGCGGCGCCAGGGCGGCGGCCGGGTCGTCTCCATCGGCTCACGTGTGTGGCTCGGTGGTGGTGTGACACCCGCCTATGCCGCGTCGAAGGCGGGGATCGTCGGCCTGACCCGCACGGCGTGCCATGAGCTCGGCCCACTCGGGGTCACCGTCAACGTCGTCGCACCGAGCTTCGTGGACACCTCGTTCAACACCCAGAAGGCCGACGCCGGGGTCCTGGAGGCCCGCGTCGACCGATTCACCGAGGCCTCGCCGCTGGGCAGGCTCGTGGAGCCGGTGGACGTCGCGCACGCCGTGGCGTTCCTGGTGTCGGAGCGAGCCCGGAACATCACCGGTGAAGTGATACACGTGGCCGCCGGGACACAACTGGCGCCGACGATCCAATGAGCATCAAGGAGGTTCTGAGCGTGTCGACACGTCTCGAAGACAAACTGGCACTGCGCGAGTTGGTCGAGAACTGGGCCGTGTGGCGCGACGCCGCGGACTGGGAGCGTTTCGCCACGGTGTGGCATCCGACCGAGGGATGGATGAGCGCCACATGGTTCCAGGGACCGGCGGCCGAGTTCATCGACGTCAGCCGGGCGGGTTTCGACAGCGGCGTGAGCATTCTGCACTTCCTGGGGGGACACACCGCCGACATCAACGGCGACCGGGCCATCGCCCAGACGAAGATGACGATCAACCAGCGCGCGAGCATCGACGGGGTCGAGGTCGACGTGGTCTGCGTCGGCCGCTTCTACGATTTCTGCGGCCGGTACGACGGTCAGTGGAAGGTCGTCCGCCGGCAACCGATCTACGAGAAGGACCGGCTCGATCCGGTCGACCCGTCCGCGCGGCTGGAACTCGACCCGGAGCTGCTCGGCCGGTTCCCCATCGGCTATCGCCACCTGGGCTATCTGCAGACCAAGGCCGGGTTCACGGTCAAGACCGGACTGCCCGGTCTGACCGGGGAGGCGGTGCGGCGCCTGTACGACGAGGGCTCGAAGTGGCTGGCGGGATCAGCCACCCCGGGCCACCCCGGCGAAGAGTGAGGGCATCGAGATGACCACGGTATTCCTGAACTGCAGCGCCAACACGCTGCGTACCGCCGACCTGCCCACCCGGGTGGCCGCGGCGGCCAGGGCCGGGTTCGCCGGCATCGGCCTGCGGGTGAGCGACTATCTCCACGCGAACATGCCCGACGGGCAGATCCGCGATCTGCTCGACCAACACGGCCTGCGGGTCCTTGAGATGGAGCACAACTGGGACTGGGGCAAGGGCGAGGATCCGGTGGAGGAAGCCATGTTCTCCTTCGCCGACCGGATCGGCATCCGCCACCTCAACGTCCCGATGTTCGCCGAGCATCCGCTGCCGGAGCTCGTGGAGCCGTTCGGGGCGTTGTGCGACCGCGCCGCCGAGCACGGCGTTCTGGTCGGGTTCGAGTTCCTCCCCTACAGCCATGTCCGCACGCTGGACGAGGCGTGGCGGGTGGTCTCGGCGGCCAACCGGCCGAACGGCGGAATCACCCTGGACCTGTGGCACTGGTTCCGTTCCGGCGCCAGGACCCAGGATCTCGCCGGCATTCCCCCCTCCGCGATCACCACCCTTCAGCTGTGCGACGTACTCCCCCAGCCCGGTCCCGATCTGACCGATGAGGCCCGGCACCGGCGGCTGCTCCCCGGCCAGGGAGCCGGGGACACACTCGGCGTGCTCCGCGCTCTGCGGGAACACGGTGTCAACGCGCCGGTCTCGGTGGAGGTCTTCTCCGACGATCTCGACGCCCGGCCCGCCGCGGAAGCGGCCCGGCTCGCCTTCGACGCGGGCGCCCTCACACTCGGCCGCGCCGGTGTCACCGCACCGTCCTGGACCACCACGCTCGAGGAGGGTCGATGACCACCCCGACCACCGGCTTCTCCGAGGAAGCTTCGGTCGAGATCGTCACGGAGAGCTTCGCCGGCACTCCGGACGCACGGCTGAAGCAAATCATGACGAGGCTGGTCGAGCACCTGCACGCTTTCGTGAAGGACATCGAGCCCACCGAGGCGGAATGGCAACAAGCGATCGACTTCCTCACCGCGATCGGGCACATGTGCGACGACACCCGCCAGGAGTTCGTCCTGCTGTCCGATGTGCTGGGGGTGTCGATGCTGGTCGACGCGATCAACAACCGTAGATCGGCGGCCGCCACCGACACCACCGTCCTCGGCCCGTTCCACATGGTCGACTCACCGCCCCGCGAGCTGGGCGCGAACATCTCGCTCGACGGCGAGGGCGAGCCCTGTGTGTTCGCCGGACAGGTCCGGTCGTCCGACGGTACGCCGCTGCCCGGAGCCCGGGTGGACGTGTGGCAGGCCAATGGGGCCGGCTTCTACGACGTCCAGCAACCCGAGACACAGCCCGAGCGCAACCTCCGGGGGCTGTTCACCGCTGACGACGACGGCCGTTTCTGGTTGCGGACCGTGGTCCCCCGCTACTATCCGATCCCGGACGACGGACCGGTCGGCCGACTGCTCACCGCCACCAAGCGCCACCCCAACCGGCCCGCGCACATCCACGTCATCGCCGAAGCCGACGGGCACGCCCCCATCACCACCCACGTCTTCGTCGAAGGCAGCCCGTATCTGGACTCCGACACGGTGTTCGGGGTGAAGGAGTCTCTGATCAGGCCGGTCACGACCGTTGACGATCCGCTCCGCGCCGAGCGGTACGGTGTCGCCAACCCCTTCCGGCTGCTCACGTTCGACGTCGTCCTGGACCGGGTACGGCCATGAGCCACCACTTCATCCACGAGAACCGTCCAGGCCGGGTCGTCTTCGCGGCGGGCGCGAGAGCACGGCTGCCCGAGGAAATCGACCGACTCGGCCTGCACCGGCTCATCGTGGTGTGCACACCCGGACACGCGGACCTCGCCGCCGAACTGGCGGCCCCGCTCGGCGACCGGATCGCCGATCTGCACCCGCACGCCACGATGCACGTGCCGGCAGCCGTCGCGGCGGAAACCGTGGCGCGAGCGCGGGAGATCGGCGCGGACGGTTGCCTCGCGATCGGCGGTGGCTCCGCGATCGGTCTGGCGAAGGCCGTCGCGAAGGACACCGGCCTGCCGATCGTCGCTGTGCCGACCACCTACGCCGGATCGGAGATGACGCCGATCTGGGGCCTGACCACCGATGGCCGGAAGACCACCGGACGGGACCCCCGCGTCCTGCCGTCCGTTGTGGTCTACGACCCGGAACTGACCACGACGCTCCCGTCCGCGCTGTCGGTGACCAGTGGCGTGAACGCCCTCGCACACGCCGCGGAGGCCCTGTACGCGCCCGACAGTTCACCGATCCACACGCTGATGGCGGCGGAAGCGGCGCGGGCCCTGGCCGACGCCCTGCCTCGTGTGGTCGCCGATCCTGACGACATCGACGCCCGCTCCGACGCCCTGTACGGGGCCTGGCTCGCCGGCAGCGTACTGGGTGCTACCACGATGTCCTTGCACCACAAGCTCTGCCACATTCTCGGCGGCACCTTCAACCTGCCGCACGCCGAGACCCACACCGCGGTCCTCCCCCACGTTCTCGCCTTCAACCTCCCGGCGGCACCGGCGGCGCGGACCGCACTGGAGACGGCACTCGACACCACCGAGCCGGCTTCCCAGCTGTTCCACCTTGCGCGGAGCCTCGGCGCCGACATGTCACTCACGGCGCTGGGCATGCCCGAGGACGGTGTGGAGACCGTGGTCTCCCAAGCACTCGCCCATCCCTACGCCAATCCCAGGCTTGTCACGGAGGCCGACGTCCGCCGCATCCTCGGCCGCGCGCTCACCGGCGCCGCACCCGCATAGCAGCGCACTCACCCGGTCCATGGTTTCCGCCCCCGCCACACAAGAGCCGGCTCCGGCCGGCCAAGAAAGGACACTCATGCGCCTGCACGACAAGGTAGCCCTGATCACCGGTGCCTCCAGCGGTATGGGGCGTGCCACCGCCGAAACGTTCAGTCGTGAGGGCGCGACCGTTGTCATCGCCGACATCGCCGACGAGGACGGCGCCTTGGTCGTCGACGGGATCCGGACCGCCGGCGGGCAGGCCCGTTACCTGCACCTCGATGTCACGGACGAGAGCTCATGGACCGCCGCGATCGAGGTGATCCTCGCGGAGTTCGGACGGCTCGACATCCTGGTCAACAACGCGGGGATCAGCGGCACCTTCGACCCCGACCTGACCAGCACCCGGTTCTTCGACCAGCTCATGCAGGTCAACGCGAAGGGTGTGTTCCTCGGCATCAAGCACGGCGCCGCCGCCATGGCCCGCTCCGGCGGCGGCTCGATCGTCAACCTGTCCTCCATCTCGGCCTCCATCGGCCAGCTCGGCGTGCACCTGGGCTACGGCGCGTCAAAGGCCGCCGTGAAGTCGATGACGACCACCGCGGCGGTGCACTACGCCGATGCCGGGATCCGCGTCAACGCGGTCGCACCGGGCATGCTGCCGGCGATGCGCACCTCCCGCGGCTCCGCCGACCCGGTGTGGCGGGCCAAGCAGATCGACGGGGTGCCGATGAAGCGGGCCGGGGAGGTACGGGAGGTCGCCGACACCGTCCTCTTCCTCGCCAGCGAAGAGGCCTCGTATATCACCGGGGTTGAGATTCTGGTCGACGGCGGACTGACCGCCGTCTGACGCTCGCCGTCCAGGCCGACCACACCGGACGCCCTGCCGAGGCGGTCCGCATCACCGCGCCGACCGACCGATTTGCCGGTTCAGCAAAGTACGTTGCCGCCATGGACGCATGCGCGCAGGCTGCATTCAGAAAGTGCCGGCTCATCACCCGGAACCCCTCCGGCTCGAGCGGCACGTCAGAAGCGGCAATTGCGTCACAGAACAGAGGATGCGGCAGATGGAAAACCGCCACGTCGTGATCATTCCGATCGAGATCGACGAAGAGAAGGAAAGCGCTTATCTCGACGCCTGGCAGGGCGCCGCAGACGTGATGGCGGCTCAACCCGGTTTCATCCGGACGTATATGTTCCGCACGATCGTTCCGGGGAGCACATTCCATCTCGTCAATGTGGCGGAATGGGAGTCCACCGCTCACTGGGAAGAGGCGATGAACGTCTGCCCGATGATGGGACAGCAGATAGCCATCGCCCATGCCTCGAATTACGAGGCGATCAGGACGGTCCTGCCCGCCACGAAGCAGAGCTTGGACTCCGGCGACGGTCACACGCCCGCTGAGCTGTCTCCTGCCGAGGCGTATCGCCGCCTCGCGGACGGGAAACTCACGCTGGTCGATGTCCGCGAGGACGATGAATGGGCAGCGCGTCACCCGACCGGCGCCGTGCACGCCGCGCTCAGCACGTTGCCGGCCGCGCTGTCGGATCTGCCCGACGGTCCACTGGCCTTCGTATGCCGCACGGGCGCACGCAGCGTGCAGGGCGGCGCGCAGGCGATCCGCGCGGGCCGGTCCTCCGTCCACAGCGTGACGGGCGGCCTTGAGGCATGGGAAGCGGCAGGGCTGCCGGTCACCACCCCCGACCGCGCGGACGCGGTGAACAACGGCCTTGGGGAACATCGGTACAGCGGTTAACGCCAAGCCGTTGATCTTGCGGGCTCCGTGCCCCGAGGCGTCCGCCGATGGCGGGCGTGAGCCGCGTCGTCGTGGTCACGCCTCCTTCAGCGCTGTCTGCGCCGTCCGGGTTACTTGGGGCCCTCATCAGCGGCGGGGCGCCAGCGGGTGAAGGCGCACTGGTCGTCGCCCCGTGGCGGAGAGCACACCGATGGTTCGGTCCTGCTCTTCGGTGGCGACCAGCGTCAGGGAGGCGGTGGTCAGGGCCTCGTTCATGGGCCGGTCGGTGAAGGTGTGGGCGGCGGCGTCGTGGTACGCCTTCGTGCCGGTTCCGCCGAACCCGGTGAGCATGGCGGAGGATGCCGAGCCGGCCTCGATGGCGGCCTACGGGACCGGGATGATCCTGACGCCGTCGCCGGTGGTGGCCATCAGCGCGTTCACCGCCTCGACGTCCTGGCCGCGGGCCAGGCGGATGTGGGTGGGCCCTGCCAGCCCGCTCGGAGGCGGTCGGCGGACAGCGGCGGCGTGTGCCGGGTCTTCTTGGTCGTCTTGTCCATGGTTTTCGTTCCCCCTGGTGCTGGTGCCGGGCGGCCCGCCGCGCTGAGATGGATCTTGTCCCGGTGGCCGGGTGGCCTACCGCCGGTTTCCGGCCTGAACGAGCGTGGTGTCGCCGTCGCGGCGGACGACGTTGCAGGGCAGGAGCAGGCCGATGCTGCGGTCGGCTTCCAGGGCCTGGTGGGCGAGCGGCGGGTTGCACGCACCGAGGATCAGGTAGTCCTCCATGCCGTGGCCGAGTTTCGCCTTGAGGGTGGCTTTCACGTCGATCTCGGTGTGGATGCCGAAGCCTTGGTCGGCCAGGGCCTTGCGTACGGCGGTGACGGCTGTGTCGGAGTCGGCGTCGAGGCGGACGGTGCGGTCGTAGGAGACGGACACTCCCGGATAGCACGGAACGCCTCATTCCGCTATGCCCCGCCGGGTACCCGCAAGGCGCCAGGCGACGCCTTGAGCGGGTGGTTTCCGCCCGTTGGAATACCCCCCGGGGTATAGCTGTTAGAGTGAGCGTCCGATACCCCCCGGGGTACATGTTCGAGAGGAGTCATGAGCCGTGTTCTTCGTCGACACCATGGAATTCGAGGGCCTGGGCAACCGCAGCTACCTGGCCGGCGGCCCCAGCGCCGCGGTGGCCATCGACCCGCCGCGCGACATCGACCAGGTCATCGCCGCAGCGGCCCGCCGCGGGGTGCGCATCGCTTTCGTGGCCGAGACCCATGTCCACAACGACTACGTCACCGGCGGCCTGGAGCTGGCCCGCGTCACCGGCGCCCAGTACCTGGTGCCGGCCGGGGCGCACGTGTCGTTCGCCCGCACCCCCGTTGCAGACGGCGACACGGTGACGGTGGACGAGGGCCTGGTGCTGCGCGCTATCGCCACTCCTGGGCACACCCCGCACCACACCTCCTACGCCTTGACCGAAGACGGGCGCGGTGTGGCGGCGTTCACCGGCGGGTCACTGCTCATCGGTACCGTGGGCCGCCCGGACCTGGTCGAACCAAGGCTGACCGAACAGCTGGCCCGCGCCCAGCACGCCTCCGCCCACCGTCTGGCCGACGAGCTGGACGACGAGGTGCCGGTGCTGCCCACCCACGGGTTCGGCAGCTTCTGCTCCTCCTCCCAGGCCGAGGGGGACGCGACCACGATCGGCAAGGAGCGCGAGACCAACGACGCGCTGACCCTGGACGTGGACACCTTCGTCGCCCAGATGCTCGCCGGGCTGGACGACGTACCCGCCTACTACGCCCACATGGGCCCGGCCAACGCCGCAGGCCCCGCGCCGGTCGACCTCACCCCGCCGCGGCGTGCGGACGCCGAGGAGCTCGCCTCCCGGCTGGCCGCGGGTGAGTGGGTGGTGGACCTGCGCAGCCGCATGGCCTTCGCCGAAGGGCACGTGGCCGGGTCGTTCAACTTCGAGGGCGAGGGCAAGCTCGCCACCTACCTGGCCTGGCTGATCCCGTGGGGCAAGCCCGTCACCCTGCTGGCCGACACCCCGGAGCAGATCACCGACGCGCAGCGGGAGCTGGCGCGGGTGGGCATCGACCGCCCGGCCGCCGCCGCC is a window from the Streptomyces luomodiensis genome containing:
- a CDS encoding rhodanese-like domain-containing protein gives rise to the protein MENRHVVIIPIEIDEEKESAYLDAWQGAADVMAAQPGFIRTYMFRTIVPGSTFHLVNVAEWESTAHWEEAMNVCPMMGQQIAIAHASNYEAIRTVLPATKQSLDSGDGHTPAELSPAEAYRRLADGKLTLVDVREDDEWAARHPTGAVHAALSTLPAALSDLPDGPLAFVCRTGARSVQGGAQAIRAGRSSVHSVTGGLEAWEAAGLPVTTPDRADAVNNGLGEHRYSG
- a CDS encoding MFS transporter; protein product: MTGFWTRQGIVPNLRWGFVALTLFMIGDGIESGFLSPYLAEHGFGSGQMSLLWSVYGFVVAVAAWLSGALAEAFGPRRVMLAGFGIWVVFEIAFLAALAQENFTFMLISFGIRGLGYPLFSYGFLVWLAMDTPEQVMGKAVGWYWFFFVLGLGVVSSYYAGAVIPLIGEFATLASSLVFIGIGGIMLAFLVKARRPDPGGLQTSLRSILGAFTIVVERPKVGIGGIVRVINTLGFYAFVVFLSTFMVHDVGLSTSEWQTVWGTLTLTNIIANVVFGYVADKIGRIRTVAWFGGLLCAVSVPAFYYVPKLLGSGFWAILVVGIVYGAGLSGYVPLSAIMPALAPHRIGGAIAILNLGAGVSQFLGPVVAGLVTPLGVAGTLWVLAGIHLVGMALTYCLRDRPSPPKEKPAMDRELAERTAL
- a CDS encoding MBL fold metallo-hydrolase — its product is MFFVDTMEFEGLGNRSYLAGGPSAAVAIDPPRDIDQVIAAAARRGVRIAFVAETHVHNDYVTGGLELARVTGAQYLVPAGAHVSFARTPVADGDTVTVDEGLVLRAIATPGHTPHHTSYALTEDGRGVAAFTGGSLLIGTVGRPDLVEPRLTEQLARAQHASAHRLADELDDEVPVLPTHGFGSFCSSSQAEGDATTIGKERETNDALTLDVDTFVAQMLAGLDDVPAYYAHMGPANAAGPAPVDLTPPRRADAEELASRLAAGEWVVDLRSRMAFAEGHVAGSFNFEGEGKLATYLAWLIPWGKPVTLLADTPEQITDAQRELARVGIDRPAAAATGDPAAWVREGEQLASFPRARFADLADVRKRGDGVVVLDVRRGSERSVGYIDGSVHIPIHELHGRIGEVPDGTVWVHCAGGMRAAIAASLLDAVGRDVVAVDDDFDAAVDAGLSLTSG
- a CDS encoding nuclear transport factor 2 family protein, producing the protein MSTRLEDKLALRELVENWAVWRDAADWERFATVWHPTEGWMSATWFQGPAAEFIDVSRAGFDSGVSILHFLGGHTADINGDRAIAQTKMTINQRASIDGVEVDVVCVGRFYDFCGRYDGQWKVVRRQPIYEKDRLDPVDPSARLELDPELLGRFPIGYRHLGYLQTKAGFTVKTGLPGLTGEAVRRLYDEGSKWLAGSATPGHPGEE
- a CDS encoding SDR family NAD(P)-dependent oxidoreductase codes for the protein MRLHDKVALITGASSGMGRATAETFSREGATVVIADIADEDGALVVDGIRTAGGQARYLHLDVTDESSWTAAIEVILAEFGRLDILVNNAGISGTFDPDLTSTRFFDQLMQVNAKGVFLGIKHGAAAMARSGGGSIVNLSSISASIGQLGVHLGYGASKAAVKSMTTTAAVHYADAGIRVNAVAPGMLPAMRTSRGSADPVWRAKQIDGVPMKRAGEVREVADTVLFLASEEASYITGVEILVDGGLTAV
- a CDS encoding intradiol ring-cleavage dioxygenase gives rise to the protein MTTPTTGFSEEASVEIVTESFAGTPDARLKQIMTRLVEHLHAFVKDIEPTEAEWQQAIDFLTAIGHMCDDTRQEFVLLSDVLGVSMLVDAINNRRSAAATDTTVLGPFHMVDSPPRELGANISLDGEGEPCVFAGQVRSSDGTPLPGARVDVWQANGAGFYDVQQPETQPERNLRGLFTADDDGRFWLRTVVPRYYPIPDDGPVGRLLTATKRHPNRPAHIHVIAEADGHAPITTHVFVEGSPYLDSDTVFGVKESLIRPVTTVDDPLRAERYGVANPFRLLTFDVVLDRVRP
- a CDS encoding alpha/beta fold hydrolase, encoding MTTLPTIVLVHGMWHGSWAWERVATLLEAAGHPCVQVTLPGKDRSPGDPTFQGHCDHLARVLADVRGDVVLVGHSYSGALLTEVGDAPQVRAMVFVSAFCLEPGESVASVNDAEAGSQAGKDDIRQVGDYLVIDPDIARNAFYHDCTPADATRAVERLTPEHAGTRAAVVSNAAWRTVPSHFVVCTLDRACTPEVQRMMASRVESSSELVSSHSPMLSMPQALARTITEFASRHRGTAQRSHASERIS
- a CDS encoding SDR family NAD(P)-dependent oxidoreductase, which gives rise to MTAPVAIVTGGAGGMGTAIATVLLDDGFRVALLDRRGAQEAAGRLAGTGEVLGVEADVSDEESVRAAIDHVDMVWGRVDALVNNAGIEPPHAVRSMEPDTWRATLDVNLTGPALMIKHCVPLWRRQGGGRVVSIGSRVWLGGGVTPAYAASKAGIVGLTRTACHELGPLGVTVNVVAPSFVDTSFNTQKADAGVLEARVDRFTEASPLGRLVEPVDVAHAVAFLVSERARNITGEVIHVAAGTQLAPTIQ
- a CDS encoding maleylacetate reductase, whose product is MSHHFIHENRPGRVVFAAGARARLPEEIDRLGLHRLIVVCTPGHADLAAELAAPLGDRIADLHPHATMHVPAAVAAETVARAREIGADGCLAIGGGSAIGLAKAVAKDTGLPIVAVPTTYAGSEMTPIWGLTTDGRKTTGRDPRVLPSVVVYDPELTTTLPSALSVTSGVNALAHAAEALYAPDSSPIHTLMAAEAARALADALPRVVADPDDIDARSDALYGAWLAGSVLGATTMSLHHKLCHILGGTFNLPHAETHTAVLPHVLAFNLPAAPAARTALETALDTTEPASQLFHLARSLGADMSLTALGMPEDGVETVVSQALAHPYANPRLVTEADVRRILGRALTGAAPA
- a CDS encoding sugar phosphate isomerase/epimerase family protein, which encodes MTTVFLNCSANTLRTADLPTRVAAAARAGFAGIGLRVSDYLHANMPDGQIRDLLDQHGLRVLEMEHNWDWGKGEDPVEEAMFSFADRIGIRHLNVPMFAEHPLPELVEPFGALCDRAAEHGVLVGFEFLPYSHVRTLDEAWRVVSAANRPNGGITLDLWHWFRSGARTQDLAGIPPSAITTLQLCDVLPQPGPDLTDEARHRRLLPGQGAGDTLGVLRALREHGVNAPVSVEVFSDDLDARPAAEAARLAFDAGALTLGRAGVTAPSWTTTLEEGR